The following nucleotide sequence is from Cricetulus griseus strain 17A/GY chromosome 9, alternate assembly CriGri-PICRH-1.0, whole genome shotgun sequence.
tgccacagagtgagttcaaaaaCACTGAGTGATAAACACTGACACACTGTATcaaaaaaatttccaaatttgAAAAGGCTGCTCATACCTCTCTATGTAACATCTATAGAAATCATTGGTTCGACAGCTTGATTTGGGAAGAatcttgtctttgtctctgtcattTATGTGCCTTCTGGGGAAATCAGCCATTCATTGCTCATCTGTCCCCAAGAAAATTTCACACAAAACATTCAAAGCATACACAGGTCAGGGTGTTATGCTTGGCAACATAAGTTACCTATAGCAATATGGGTGTGGTCTGCCAGAAATAGTCGTCATGAACCAAGGAGAAGCTCTGAGAGAAAAAATTATCCCTGAGGTCCCCTCAGCTGTAGGCATTGGCTCATGAGGGCAGCAGGATTATTCTCTCTTCTTAATCTGTGTTGTAGAGGGCCATCTATTGACATGTAGATGAGGATTAGGGAAATGTTCTGCAAGAAGAGACCACAATCAGATATGGGCTTGTAATCCATGCACACAACCAGCTGactgagaaaggggaggagactCAGACCTGCCTGAGTTTTAGGGGGCTTTGTgtcagaaaccaaaaccaaagaaccTCAGGGAAATAGATATCACATGTTTTACAACCCCACCCTTCACAGCACTGGCAAACAAAAGCCACTTGCATAGAAAGAACAGTTCCTTTTGGCAAGACCTGCCTTTATCATACACATGACAAGAAGGAGATGCCAGACTGCAAGGCCATATACTTTGTGTCTGCTCATTTGGCAAGGGAACCAACCATCTACAAAGTTTCGGCAACTGGAAGATGCCATGATCCACACCTTCACAGTACTGCTTGGTCTTGGTGAGAAATTGAGTTTGGGAGAGAGAATTCTACTTTAAGAATGAGGTCACCTCACAGCTGTGCATTGGGCCATCAGGGTATCTCAGCAGCTCAGAAGGGATCTAGAAGTAGAGGTCCTGCTCAGGCTTGAAGTGCTTGCACTCACGTGTAACTCTCTTGCAGGACTGAGTCTGCTCCCCAGGAACATGGTGCTGGCAGGTGAGTGCCTTTCCAACTGTCTTCCTTTATAAATCTTCAGTGGGTCACCTCTGAAGGGAAGAGATGGAGAACAGCTGGTGTGGGCTCTTGCTGGTGTTCCCTGGAAGGTCCTGTGGTTGAGgccttggatctctgtgagaggtACTCAGGCACCaacatctgtttttgtttgttttctttgcttccagGAGACTTCTATAAACCCATGATCAGAGCACAGCCAAACAATGTGGTAGCCATTGGGGAGGAGGTAACTATAATTTGTGAAGGCCCCTCAGATGCCCAGAAATTCTATCTCTATAAAGAAGGGAACCCACATTCCCAGATTCTAAAAATTTATGAAGACACCGAGGAAAAGGAGTTCTTTATCTCATCCATTGAAAGTCGCAATGCTGGCCAATATTGGTGTAACTATAAAAGCCCTGCTGGCACATCCAAAAACAGTGAAACCCTGgagctggtggtgacaggtgagaggaCCATTCTCCCACCACAGGAGCTGTTTTGTGGGAAGGAGTGTATTGACTTTCTCATATCCCAGAAAAGAGGGATCAATAGGAGCCAGAAAAGTCAACTGAACAGGATTCCTCTTCTCTCCTAGGAGTCTACACCAGCAAACTCACACTTTTATCAAAGCCTAGCTCTGTGATGGCCTCAGGAGGTTCTGTAACCCTTCAGTGCTCCTCACAAGAAAAATATAACAGTTTCATTCTAATGAAGGAAGATGAGAAATTCTCAAATCCCATGACTTCACAGAAGACAAACGCTGGTCTGTTCCAGGCCTGGTTCCAAGTGGGTCCTGTGACCCCAAACCAGAGATGGAGATTCACATGCTATGGCTATTACCAGAATAGCTCCCAGCTGTGGTCAGTACCCAGTAACCACCTAGAACTGGTGATCTCAGGTAAGGAAGCTCTAGAATTTCCTATGAATGAAAATTGACCTGACACTGGATCACAGGGAAGGACCTGACAGATGGTGGGTTAATAAACTGGTTTTGCTCCTGATTCCAATGTCACCAAATGTGGTAAGCATCTGGAATGTGGTGCAAAAACTGCCATGCACAATAGcaatgaaagccaaaaggtcAGCGGATGTATGGGGTCTTCATGTGTCCTTCTGGTGTTGCAGAACAGATCACATATAATTTACAAGGTGGAATTTCTCTGTGGATTTACAATATTTGTATACTGGGCAGTTACCAGTCAGGTTCCAAGTGGGTCCCATTAGCTCCAGTCAAAGACAGAGCTTCCGATGCTATGGCTATTACAAGAGCAATGCTCAAATGTGGTCAGAAGGGAGTGACCCATTGGAGCTCCTAGTGTCAGGTGAATAAGACACAGACTCTTTCTGGATTGATGTAAAACCTACACAGATTCATCAGGGAGGCACTGAGGTGTGATAGGTATGGAGTCGGGGGTCCAGAACCCATTGGCACAGGGTGTGTACTGTGGGTGTCACAAAACAAGAACCAAGGGCAGAGGATGATAAGAATGAAAGTAAGGAGGGTCTGGAGAGTGGTAGGTCTTCCCATAGCGTTACTGACTTTTCTCTTTTGCATTTCAGGAGTAAAGTTTAAGTTTAGCTGCAGGTAGATGTTCACTGTCACTATTCAAAACTTCCACGtccttctctcttaattatttgcAGGAAATCTTCAGAAGCCCATCCTGAGGGCTGATCCAGGCTCTGTGGTCAGCAGAGGCAATGCTGTGACTATCTGGTGCAAGGGTGCTATGCAAACCCAAATATGCTTCCTGCATAAAGAAGGATCCCCAGCTCCCTTGGACCAACAATCTCCTCGTGGGACTCTTAACAATGTCGAGTTCTCCATCACATCAGTGGAAAACAATCATTCAGGCCAATATCGCTGTTACTGTTACAACTCTGCCGGTTGGTCAGAACGCAGTgatgccctggagctggtggtgacaggtgagaggaCCCATCCCCTATCCCTGGACCTGCCTTGAACATAGGAATATGTTTACTTTGGGTTCCATTTCTCAAACTCCAACAGAGGGACAAATGCATACCAGAATGGGTACACTGAACAGACTTCCTCTTCTCATCTAGGAGTCTACCTGAGCAAAGTCTCCTtgtcagcccagcccagccctgtgGTGGCCTCCGGAGGTGATGTCACACTTCAGTGTTCCTCACAAGAGAGATATAACAGGTTCATTTTAATGAAGGAAGGACAAAAATTCCCCTGGCTTTCGGCCCCAACGAATGCAAACTCTGGTGTATTCCAGGCCCTATTCACAGTGGGTCCTGTGACCCCCAACCAGAGATGGAGATTCACATGCTACGGCTATTATGTGAACAACCCCCAGATGTGGTCAGCACCCAGTAACCATCTAGAACTTCTGGTCTCAGGTAAGGAGAGCCTAGAGTTTCCTTTGAATGATGACTTACTTGCAGGGAAGGACCTGATATGTGTTGAGTTAATGAACTCAGGATCCCGAGTCTACTATCACAGAGTGTGGGACACAAAAGCATCTGAGGGTCAGAAACAAAGGTGGAGAATAACAGTGGGACTCAAGAGTCCATGGAAATATTGTCTTTAAGTGTCCTTCTGCTTTGCCTATCACCTAACGTGTCATTTGCATGTGCAAGTATCCTAAGAGATGCATCTCATTTCCTCTACGTTAGATGGCTCCATGTGTCCTTCTCTTATTCCAGAGTCAACTACAACTCTTACATTTGCTGTACAATTATTTAAAACCCCATATCCCTCTCACACACTTCTTTGCAGGGACCCTCCAGAAACCCAACATCTGGGCCGAGCCAGGCTCTGTGATCGACGTAGGGAAGTCTGTGGCAATCTACTGTGAGGGAACCAGGCAAACCCAAATATACTTCCTATATAAAGAAGGATCTACAGCACCCTGGGACAGATTAACCGCACCTGTGCCATATCACAAGGCCAAGTTTGTCATACCCTCTGTGAACGAGCATCATGCAGGGCAATATCGCTGTTACTGTTATAATTCTGGAGGGTGGACTCAGCACAGTGATTCCCTGCAGTTGGTAGTGATAGGTGAGTGGACACTAAAGGTCTCAACCTTCACCTTTATCTTTTGTAGAGCACTGAATCCTCTGCTGATGGCAGGGAAATGACCCACAGGAAGTGATAAGGAAAACTCAGTTCAGGCTGGCATAGCAGTTACTTGTTCATATTTTATAAGTCTGACAGGAAGTGTTTTATAGTAAGTATATTTAAACACTATATACACTTTTGGAGGAAAAGATTCCTGGTGTAATGGAAAATCCTGTGAGAAAATTAGGCATACGTACATAAAAATGTAACTCAAATACATGTGACCATCAAGATGAGATCCATATCTTACGggtctttggtctgttgtggtcTTTGAGAGAGAGATTGTAAAGGTGTCTGCAGTGTATAAGAAACATGTGACATTTCTCCTAAGGATTGGCTTTCTTAACTGAAAGCAAACAATGAAAGtctagggaggcagagtctgCAATAAATACTCTGAGGGATTTAGGTGAGAATTGGCTCTACAGATAGAAAGGTCACCTGGTTATTAAAACCATTCACTTCTTGGTGGGAATCAGATATTAATTGTCTTCATTGGGCAGACACCCTGCTTGAGTAACATTCCTGATTTCCCACATATTATTTGTTAGCATGAGTAAATTGTGCCCTCTTCATTTTCCCTCAGGAAATACAACTCCTAAATGTTTTCACCCAGAGCCCAGTTGATGGAGACAATGTATCATTTAACAGGCTGCATCCTCTATTTCCTAGGTGTCTACCATGGTAAACCTAGTCTTTCAGCCTTGCCCAGCCCTGTGGTGATGGCAGGTGGGAATGTGACACTCCAGTGTGTCTCATCAAAGCCCTATGATTGTTTCATCATAACTGGGGAAGACCCGAATTTCTCCAGCGACCCCAAGGCAGTGTGCACAAACACTGTACAATCCCAGGCTCATTTTCCTGAGATCCCTGTGACATCCAGCAAGAGTGGGCCCTTTACATGCTATGGATACCACAAAACAAACCCACATATCTGGTCAGAGGCCAGTAACTCTCTGGAGATACATGTCTCAGGTAAGGGACTCTCATACACTCAACTGTTTTTTGACATGATATCCCTTTGTCACTAGCTCTACTTCCCTAAGGATGGTTCCAGTCATGATAGCTATAGGGAGCTCTTGACTGCTATGACCCAGAATATGAGAGACCATGACACTCTCAGAGCAGAGGGAGGGGGGTATTGTCCTACTTATGATTCTACTATTGAAATGAAATTCCATGACAAACAGCAAGTTGTAAAGGAAAATGTTTGTCTTACACTTTCAAAGCACTATTTATCCTCAGAgtaaatcaggacaggaactcagacttGTCAGGAACCTGAAGTCAGTTGTTGGTGCAGAAGCCCTGGAGGGATGCTGATTAccgacttgctcagcctgcattcATATTCAACCCAGGACTACATCTAAAATGAGGGTACCACACACAATGGAATGCACACTCATCCATCAATTCCCAACTAACAATATACTATACAGGATTGTGTGCAGCCTAATCTTATGGAGGCTTGTCCTCTGTTGATGCTCCCTCTTTTCCAGTGACTCCAGCTTGTTtccagttgacataaaagtaaccATCATAGGAATGTATACCAGGAGCCAGCTGGATGACTTTCTACATGTCCTTCTTCCAGGGTTATCCAAGGAGCCCACCCTGCTGACTCTGCAAGGACCTGTCCTGGCCCCCAGAGATAACCTGACCCTGCAGTGTTGCTCAGacaaaagatatgatagattTGCTCTGTCCAAGGAGGGTGGAAGTCACCTCCCACTTATTTTGGCCAATCATACCCAGGCTGGAGGGTCTCATGCCAACTTCACCTTAGTTTCTGTCAATTTCTCCACTGGGGGCCGGTATAGATGCCATGGTTCATACAGATCTTCTTCTGAATTGTCAGCTCCCAGTGACCCTCTGGACATCCTGATCACAGGTGAGGAACATAGCATTCTCTCAGGCACCCAGACACTGAACAAGCTAAATTTTGGGGAGGCCAGTGATTGGTGGTCAAGATGATGAAGTTTATCTCAGGAAGAACAGATCTGTGGATGGTGGGGTAGAGGAATGGCATTCAGGGAAATCATAGAGACTAGTTGGGCCgttgagccccaccaccacgtgtgtgctttactcCAGCCGCCCagccgagttaggcccaaatgaatacacagaaacttgtattaggttcaaagctgcttggccaatgactaggattctcatctgctagctcagtctttattatcataaatctatatattttataagacttatcttattgggtgccttattggcatccctccttgccggtggatcacattgtgccgctagaggaagagcagaggggaaaggggaccatttcctgtttctacttgctaaatatgagtctccttgctatgtcacttcctgcctggatcaacacttctccactacatttcccagaatcctctttgactcctagtcctgcctaacttgctgtctcattggccaaacagtattttatttaacaatcaataagataaacatacacagtacattccccatcatctcctcttttctgtctaaatatgAAGgatagcttatcttttataataactgaagaaaactataaccataactatctgtcttcaactctatcaaagaccacagaaggaaaatatataaactctagaattgacagagacatctcgctacctggacagtcacccaaagttcctctgtaacattggggcatccatcttcagcccacaggccacagtgtgtctggcacactttccattttaacaggaacccttcagtactgtcttgttttgtaagctcagcagtcactttcttgtgggtcctgcatgtccagtttatacagcaacaaacagtccaggaaagagcagtttcttgctcaaatggctaatcttgccatgttgaaagcaaactccataacaagtttcttcgatgcccatcctccatTCTGACGTAAttagtgtgccaggagcagttgtgtctcactgccaagaaaaaccctaaaccatttaaatgccatatttctgtaggtctttgaaaggtttgaaggatACCTATCCAtcttaaatatatctctgtatatctagaaaacctaactaacctaattataagttctaactatcataggtgattatataacctgtatttaattatgcatatcattttaaaagatctgtataaacacaatacctaaacaagaggagacatatgcatatcacaaaattgaccttaaagttgtatcaataaatgaaaatccttaccaatgcaaagtattcattcctatatgctattccctttttttctttaaaagagattgattgtgatcattaccatttataaccaaccccatttaaatgaaaacaaacatttataaacaatatttgggaatttgggtgttgttccttctaaactgcttcctgctgattgggggcgatgttcatatatcatgataaaacatagaaacctgaccaagtccttgtttttgttgtctgtaaGGCTGcatcgtctcagcttcagggggtcttgcttgatcaaaccatattagtctggaaggaatccacagcttttcattttctgtggaaacataagaaaaaactttttttccaagtaccctgtccttagacttaaattttgaagtcaaagcatttttaaaatgtataatttggattactttagcagcatttataatcaaatgtattttagcagctgtaagtctttcctcggcaatcaaacaatttaaagacaacaatatggcacatagtatccagattctctgtgtatttttccatctttatgtggcttttttttactctatttttacttttttttgtttcgtttttcccgagacagggtttctctgtggaaatctgcctgcctctgcttccttcagcaaatcctacggGCGTtggccaccacaactggctactctatttcctcctgttatttttctctcacaagcctacatatatttttaaacgcagggtaaacctttagaggtttttctttctctggatCTGTCCTGGGTGCCGAGTGTAAACCCCAGAAACGCGGGGGACGGCGTGAGcttatggaagctgctctgatgcctctcagtggcccgacagggcgggctgtggaggcaggtttccctctttctctgggaaccttggtgCATGGGGTCATCCCGATCACTGACACCAACTAGGTAATGAAAAAGTATCTCAGAAAAATGACTACAGCCCCTCACTCACCCTTCTTCTCTCTAGGAAGACCCCCTGTCACACCCAACCTCTCAGCACATCCAGGCCCTACTGTGTCCTCAGGAGAGAAAGTGACCCTTCTGTGTCAATCCTCAACCCAAGTAGACAGTTTCCTTCTGTTCAAGGAGGGTGCATCTCCTCCCTACACGCGTCAAATATCAAAGCGCCAAGATCCACAATATGAGGCAGAATTCTCCTTCAGTGCTGTGACCTCGGACTTTGGGGGTACCTATAGGTGCTTTGGTACTCAAAGCTCATCTCCTTACCTGTTGTCACACTCCAGTGTCCCTGTGGAGATCATTGTCTCAGGTGAGATGACACTGACAAGTGTGAGATCTGAGGGGAACAGTAGATACTTGACCTTGGAAGCTCTTGACTGTGATGGGGGTGAGTTTGTTCTATGGAGGGGTAGCCAGAAACTGTTTGCTAGTCAATGAAACAGATGCAAAGTGGTATTCCTCAATTAGTGCCCAGTCCAACCTCTTCAGTGAAATTCAGAATGTTTCATGTAGGGATCTGGGAGATTCTGGAGAGGCTTCAGTGTACATGTAAGACTGAGAAGTGTTGAGATAATTAGACCATGTTTCTACCCAACACTCCTTCTCATTATCCTATTACCAACAATTGCCTGTGGCACCAAGGTTCATGCCAATAAATGTGCTATATTTTCCTCTCTAGGGAGCTTGTTCCCTCCCAGGGTGTGAAAAATCTCATCTCCTGTGAGTCTCTGTTTCTGTATCAGCTTGGATGTTCACCAGGATACTGAAATTCAAGCAGTGAGCTCAACATGGTCCCCAGAACCAAAGGGGCTCACATGTTAAGATGTACTAGAGTCACCCTGACAAAGAGTGATATTTGAGATCTGTCCTAGGAGAAGCACATGAATGAAAGCAGGAAGTAACTTCTCACAatctccctatcccatcccctcttGCCCTGAAAACTAGTCCGTCACCCCATGAAAACTGACCACAGAGATCTAAACTAGAACACTGACTGGTCCAGAGACTCCATCTAGATATGGGGTAGATGCAGTCTTTTCTGAGAGATTCACATGGACAAGCTCCTCTCCTGTGTGATTCTCAGTTTCTGCAAGTATAAATGCGAGAGCCCTGGACTAGATGTTAAGCTCCTTCCAGTGCTGACCTTATCTTGTCTTTCTCATACAGAGAAATTCTCTAGAAACCACTTCTGCAATTGCCTTGCCACATCTGGCACTGTGGTGGTGACATTGTATAGGGGTATGTGACACAATGAGTTCAGGGCACTCAGGGTCCTTCCTTCTAGTTCATGCAGTGTAGCTCCAGTGTAGGAAATAAGGCTGAATGCTGGACTTCTTGTGTTCAGTCCTCAGCAATGTGCCTTCTGCCTGGGTGACAGGCAAGCAGGTAGACTGTCAGGAGTGATGGGAGTCAGTCTCACGAGGGTACGAGGTAGTGAATACAAACACTCAGTAATCCAAGTCCTCATCCATGATGTGGTCTATATCCCAGGACTGGCAGGATACCAGAAGACTTTGATTGCTGTCTTCGTGGGCATCCTTTTTCTGCTCTGCCTTCTTGCCCTCTTTCTACTGCTCAGACTCAGGCACCAGAACAAATGCAGGAATGGAGGTGAGTAGGCTGTGGGTGGTCTCAGTCTTAGCCGGTAGTGGGTGCCCCTTGTCGGCTACCCAAGTAGGGACTCAGTGCACCAACCTGGATACCTCAGCTTAGAAACACATCTGTGATACACAAATCATCAATATAATCTTGAAACCTTGGGTATCATATGacctattctttctcctggaacatttgtacacatacatacacaatcaaAATGAGTTGCAaagttccttctttccttcacgTTGCTCAGTAAGGATGTATCACCCTCATGACTCCTCTCTTTCTTGCAGACCAGACAAAGACCAACTTGCAACACCCTGCAGGAGCTGCAGAGTCAGTAACCACAGACAGGAGCATCCAGAAGAGGTAACTCCATGCCAGCAACTTAGACCCCCACACGCCTGACTCCTCTCACTGCCATTTGACATCCTCTTTTCTCCCCAGCTCTAGCCCAGCTCCTGCTATCCAGGAAGAaatcttctgtaagacaaagagGGCCCCTGGGAGGGAGTTATCCAAGGTCTTAGCAtcagaggggaggtggagggtCTGGGTCACTTCTCTGAGGCACCAAGTCACTATGGACACATTTTCTGCCTTTATTATGGACCCTTCTCCTGTGCTCCattttctctgttgctgtctGAGAGAGGACAGGCAACTGGGCAAATGAGAAGTCCCAGGGATGTGGTCAGGAGAAGACCTACCTGTATGTCCTCTTACAACAGACACTACTGTGAAAAGCACGCAGATTAAGGACAGCATGGAACTGGACATTATGGTGAGACTCTTTTTCACAATGCTATGAACTCATGACCCAGTTTGCCCTGGGATCAATCACTGTCCCCCTTTTCAGCCCTTGGCATCATCCACAGCTGGCTTCTTAATTGTGGATGCACCTGTCTTTTGTGTGCTATGAGCTCAGCCCTGCTTTGTTTACTTTTGGCCACATGAGCTCTATTTTCTGACCCCTCTGCTGCTTGTCACCTTTTCCCACTTCCTGGATGTCACTCTTGGCCATGTTTCCTGTGGAGATGGCAGATACAGCAGAAAACAGAATTACCCCATGCACTGCCACAAACCTTGGGGTGGAATATGATGAAGACCAGACATACAGTGAGCCTTGCAAAGTGTTTGAGGGAAATGAATTAGAGAAAATTAGTTGCGGTTGTATGGGG
It contains:
- the LOC113830775 gene encoding leukocyte immunoglobulin-like receptor subfamily B member 3 codes for the protein MYHLTGCILYFLGVYHGKPSLSALPSPVVMAGGNVTLQCVSSKPYDCFIITGEDPNFSSDPKAVCTNTVQSQAHFPEIPVTSSKSGPFTCYGYHKTNPHIWSEASNSLEIHVSGLSKEPTLLTLQGPVLAPRDNLTLQCCSDKRYDRFALSKEGGSHLPLILANHTQAGGSHANFTLVSVNFSTGGRYRCHGSYRSSSELSAPSDPLDILITGRPPVTPNLSAHPGPTVSSGEKVTLLCQSSTQVDSFLLFKEGASPPYTRQISKRQDPQYEAEFSFSAVTSDFGGTYRCFGTQSSSPYLLSHSSVPVEIIVSGLAGYQKTLIAVFVGILFLLCLLALFLLLRLRHQNKCRNGDQTKTNLQHPAGAAESVTTDRSIQKSSSPAPAIQEEIFYTTVKSTQIKDSMELDIMSQHEEDHPKDLYAQVKPSRLRRAEPNSPRLMPKELPDSKERQAKEDQERGHQAAASKGTHEVIYSQLTIMTPRERQLNLTSLKQKSPT